The Pantoea sp. At-9b genome includes a window with the following:
- the mltA gene encoding murein transglycosylase A, whose product MKANRVKYALTGAFLALLAGCSSKPTDRGQQYIDGKLDQPLGLVNQPNAKGRPVNGRDFGDQIRQIQSASSGLYGRNTGTYSAIESWLMSGGDTRQLRQFGLNAYQMEGTDNYGNVQFTGYYTPVVEARYTRQGEFQYPIYRMPPRRSGQKLPSRASIYSGGLDDRYVIAYSNSLIDNFMMDVQGSGYVDFGDGRPLRFFGYGGKNGWAYHSIGKELIDRGEVKREDMSMQAIRQWAQEHSPEEVRALLETNQSFVFFKPEEYVPVRGASAVPLIAKASVASDRSLIPAGTALLAEVPQLNEKGKFNGKYEMRLMVALDVGGAIKGQHFDIYQGVGPDAAHLAGFYNHYGRVWVLKAAPGAGQQLFSNPQSGDNGSLLLGSN is encoded by the coding sequence ATGAAAGCAAATCGTGTGAAGTATGCACTTACTGGCGCATTTCTCGCGCTGCTGGCAGGTTGTAGCTCCAAACCTACGGATCGTGGCCAGCAATATATTGATGGCAAGCTGGATCAGCCGCTGGGTCTGGTCAATCAACCGAATGCCAAAGGGCGTCCGGTGAATGGCCGGGATTTTGGTGATCAGATTCGCCAGATTCAGTCTGCGTCTTCTGGATTGTATGGCCGCAACACCGGTACCTACAGCGCGATTGAAAGCTGGCTAATGTCGGGCGGTGATACCCGTCAGTTGCGCCAGTTCGGCCTGAATGCTTATCAGATGGAAGGGACTGATAACTACGGCAACGTACAGTTCACCGGTTACTACACGCCGGTGGTTGAAGCACGCTATACCCGCCAGGGTGAGTTCCAGTACCCGATTTACCGTATGCCACCGCGCCGAAGTGGGCAGAAGTTACCGAGCCGCGCTTCTATCTATAGTGGTGGTCTCGACGACCGTTACGTCATTGCTTACAGCAACTCGCTGATCGACAACTTTATGATGGACGTGCAGGGTAGCGGCTATGTGGACTTTGGTGATGGACGTCCATTGCGCTTCTTTGGTTACGGCGGCAAAAACGGCTGGGCCTATCACAGCATTGGTAAAGAGCTGATCGATCGCGGTGAAGTGAAACGCGAAGATATGTCGATGCAGGCGATTCGTCAGTGGGCGCAGGAGCATTCACCGGAAGAAGTGCGTGCGCTGCTGGAAACGAACCAATCTTTCGTGTTCTTCAAACCGGAAGAGTATGTACCGGTGCGAGGGGCCAGCGCAGTGCCGCTGATTGCCAAAGCCTCGGTGGCGTCTGACCGTTCGCTGATCCCTGCCGGGACTGCGCTGCTGGCGGAAGTGCCGCAGCTTAATGAAAAGGGCAAATTTAACGGTAAATACGAAATGCGCCTGATGGTGGCGCTGGATGTTGGCGGGGCGATTAAAGGCCAGCATTTTGACATCTATCAGGGCGTTGGTCCGGATGCTGCTCATCTGGCCGGTTTCTACAATCATTATGGTCGTGTCTGGGTGCTGAAAGCCGCACCGGGAGCCGGGCAACAGTTGTTCAGCAACCCCCAAAGTGGTGATAATGGTTCGTTGTTATTAGGTTCCAATTAA
- the amiC gene encoding N-acetylmuramoyl-L-alanine amidase AmiC — protein MFDVNPFFSRRRLLQGAGALWLLSVTRSGLAASQHIVAVRIWPSSTYSRVTLESNVPLQYKQFTLSNPDRLVIDINNLHINPVLKGVDKLVRVDDPYIKTARVGQFDPNTVRIVLELKRSVAPRSFTLDPVAGIKHRLVVDLYPSQRQPEEDPLLALLQDYNQGDLDRDQPAQAPLPGKAGRDRPIIIMIDPGHGGEDPGAHGKYKTREKDIVLKMGRYLKALIDKQPNMKAYMTRNEDVFIPLRVRVAKARKQRADLFVSIHADAFTSRAARGSSVFALSTSGATSAAARFLAQTQNESDLIGGVSKSGDRYLDHTMFDMVQRQTIHDSLKFGKEVLSRMGHINHLHKRTVDQAGFAVLKAPDIPSILVETAFISNVEEERKLRTPRYQHQVAEAILHGIKAYFDKGAVLAHR, from the coding sequence ATGTTTGACGTAAATCCTTTTTTTTCACGCCGACGATTGTTACAAGGGGCAGGCGCTTTATGGTTGCTGAGCGTGACGCGCAGCGGGCTGGCGGCCAGCCAGCATATCGTGGCCGTGCGTATCTGGCCCTCGTCGACCTACTCGCGCGTTACCCTGGAATCTAACGTTCCGCTGCAATACAAACAATTCACTCTCAGCAATCCCGATCGCCTGGTTATCGACATCAACAATCTGCATATCAATCCCGTGCTGAAAGGCGTCGATAAACTGGTACGTGTGGATGATCCCTATATCAAAACCGCACGCGTCGGACAGTTCGATCCCAATACGGTGCGTATCGTGCTGGAACTAAAGCGCAGCGTAGCCCCGCGCAGCTTCACCCTCGATCCGGTAGCGGGCATTAAGCACCGTTTGGTGGTCGATCTCTATCCCAGCCAGCGTCAGCCGGAAGAGGATCCGCTACTGGCGTTACTCCAGGATTACAACCAGGGCGATTTGGATCGCGATCAGCCTGCGCAGGCACCGTTACCCGGAAAAGCCGGGCGCGACCGTCCGATCATCATCATGATCGATCCGGGACATGGCGGTGAAGATCCCGGGGCGCATGGCAAATACAAAACGCGTGAAAAAGATATTGTGCTAAAGATGGGGCGCTATCTGAAAGCGTTGATCGACAAACAACCGAATATGAAAGCCTATATGACGCGCAACGAAGATGTGTTTATTCCGCTGCGCGTGCGGGTGGCAAAAGCGCGTAAGCAACGGGCGGATTTGTTTGTATCCATTCACGCCGATGCCTTTACCAGTCGGGCGGCGCGCGGTTCGTCGGTGTTTGCGCTTTCTACCAGCGGTGCAACCTCCGCTGCGGCACGTTTCCTGGCGCAAACCCAGAATGAATCGGACCTGATTGGCGGCGTCAGCAAGAGTGGTGATCGCTATCTCGATCATACCATGTTCGATATGGTGCAGCGTCAGACCATCCACGACAGCCTGAAATTTGGTAAAGAGGTCTTGTCGCGCATGGGGCACATCAACCATCTGCATAAACGGACGGTGGATCAGGCCGGCTTTGCGGTGTTAAAAGCACCGGATATCCCGTCGATTCTGGTGGAGACGGCGTTTATCAGTAATGTGGAAGAAGAAAGGAAGCTGCGCACGCCGCGTTATCAGCATCAGGTGGCAGAAGCCATCCTGCATGGCATCAAAGCCTATTTTGACAAGGGCGCGGTGCTGGCACATCGCTAA
- the argA gene encoding amino-acid N-acetyltransferase translates to MKERSTELVQGFRHTVPYINAHRGKTFVIMLGGEAIEHDNFSSIVNDIGLLHSLGIRLVVVYGARPQIDASMAQQQLEPTYHKHTRVTDAQSLELVKQAAGRLQLDITARLSMSLNNTPLQGAHINVVSGNFIIAQPLGVDDGVDYCHSGRIRRIDEEAIHRQLDNGAIVLLGPVAVSVTGESFNLTSEEVATQLAIKLKAEKMIGFCSEQGVTNREGDIISELFPNDAQARIEEMESEGDFLSGTVRFLRGAVKACRSGVRRSHLISYQEDGALLQELFSRDGIGTQIVMESAEQIRRATINDIGGILELIRPLEQQGILVRRSREQLEMEIDKFTIIERDNLTIACAALYPFPDEQIGEMACVAVHPDYRSSSRGEALLQRVALQARQMGLKKLFVLTTRSIHWFQERGFTPVDIESLPESKKKMYNYQRRSKVLMADLR, encoded by the coding sequence GTGAAGGAACGTAGTACTGAACTGGTTCAGGGTTTTCGCCATACCGTTCCCTATATAAATGCCCACCGTGGCAAGACCTTTGTCATTATGCTGGGTGGTGAGGCCATCGAGCATGATAACTTCTCCAGCATCGTTAACGATATTGGTCTGCTGCATAGTCTCGGCATCCGCCTGGTGGTGGTTTACGGTGCACGTCCGCAGATTGATGCCAGCATGGCGCAACAGCAGCTGGAACCGACGTATCACAAACATACGCGTGTCACCGATGCGCAGTCGCTGGAACTGGTAAAACAGGCTGCGGGTCGCTTACAACTCGATATCACTGCGCGTTTGTCGATGAGTCTGAACAATACCCCATTGCAGGGTGCGCATATCAATGTGGTCAGCGGTAACTTCATCATCGCGCAACCTCTGGGTGTGGATGATGGCGTGGATTACTGCCACAGCGGACGTATTCGCCGCATTGATGAAGAAGCCATTCATCGTCAGCTTGATAACGGGGCAATTGTCTTGCTCGGCCCGGTTGCCGTATCCGTTACCGGTGAGAGTTTTAACCTGACCTCAGAAGAAGTCGCCACTCAGCTGGCGATCAAACTGAAAGCGGAAAAAATGATTGGTTTCTGCTCCGAGCAGGGCGTGACCAACCGCGAGGGCGACATTATTTCCGAGCTGTTCCCGAACGATGCTCAGGCACGTATTGAAGAAATGGAAAGCGAAGGCGACTTCCTCTCCGGCACGGTGCGTTTTCTGCGTGGCGCAGTCAAAGCCTGTCGCAGCGGCGTGCGGCGCAGCCATTTGATCAGCTATCAGGAAGACGGTGCGCTGTTGCAGGAGCTGTTCTCCCGTGACGGTATTGGTACGCAGATTGTGATGGAGTCCGCCGAGCAGATTCGCCGTGCCACCATCAACGATATCGGCGGCATCCTTGAGCTGATTCGCCCGCTGGAGCAGCAAGGGATTCTGGTTCGTCGCTCACGCGAACAGCTGGAAATGGAGATCGACAAGTTCACCATTATTGAACGCGATAACCTGACCATTGCCTGTGCGGCGCTCTATCCGTTCCCGGACGAGCAGATTGGTGAGATGGCCTGTGTGGCGGTTCACCCGGACTATCGCAGTTCGTCACGCGGCGAAGCGCTGCTGCAACGCGTGGCATTGCAGGCACGGCAGATGGGGCTGAAAAAGTTGTTCGTCCTGACCACTCGCAGTATTCATTGGTTCCAGGAACGCGGCTTTACCCCGGTAGATATCGAGTCGCTGCCGGAAAGTAAGAAAAAAATGTACAACTACCAGCGCCGCTCGAAGGTACTGATGGCGGATTTGCGCTAA
- the recD gene encoding exodeoxyribonuclease V subunit alpha — MSSMTALLTQAMALRLLRPLDIQFACLLADDLQPARLLVAACLSAEAGEGHVCLPLSQLTPEGLFNGRHPELAQAIWQAAGAPQDWQALFHDWHALSDGTQATPIILTQQRLYLHRLWQNEGQVAHFFRTDVAPQQFAPERVRQVLDSLFGTQPEDWQKIAAAVALTQKTAVISGGPGTGKTTTVAKLLAALIRLSTTPLRIQLAAPTGKAAARLTESLGKALRQLDVSNEERLCFPAEATTLHRLLGAQPETQRLRYHAGNPLHLDVLVVDEASMVDLGMMANLIAALPPQARVIFLGDRDQLASVEAGAVLGDICRCGEAGYSPARAALLSQLTGCVVTGREDANAPLVRDAICLLRTSYRFDAQSGIGQLAAAVNQGDAVAVERVFGAGFSDISRQTLSDADAYQAMLTQVAEGYRPYLHLVAECAEPAAIIHAFGRYQLLCALREGPFGVQGLNQRIEQKLIQLQLIRRPTGGSRWYQGRPVMVTRNDSALGLFNGDIGITLLDEEGLLKVFFPLPDGTIKAVQPSRLPAHDTAWVMTVHKSQGSEFDHTALVMPAQFLPVLTRELIYTAITRARRQLTLYSDDGVFRRAVQLRTQRRSGLLERL, encoded by the coding sequence ATGAGTAGCATGACCGCGCTGCTGACTCAGGCGATGGCGTTGCGTTTGTTGCGCCCTCTGGATATTCAGTTTGCCTGCTTGTTGGCGGATGACCTGCAACCAGCACGCTTGTTGGTGGCGGCTTGTCTCAGTGCGGAAGCCGGTGAGGGCCACGTTTGCCTGCCGTTATCACAGCTGACGCCTGAGGGATTATTTAATGGTCGCCATCCGGAGCTGGCTCAGGCCATTTGGCAGGCCGCGGGTGCTCCCCAGGATTGGCAGGCGTTGTTTCATGACTGGCACGCACTGAGTGATGGCACACAGGCCACCCCCATTATCCTGACGCAACAGCGGCTCTATCTGCATCGGTTATGGCAGAACGAAGGCCAGGTCGCGCACTTTTTCCGCACCGATGTGGCCCCGCAGCAATTCGCGCCAGAACGCGTGCGTCAGGTACTGGACTCGCTGTTTGGCACGCAACCGGAGGACTGGCAGAAGATCGCCGCCGCGGTGGCGTTGACGCAGAAAACTGCGGTGATTTCTGGTGGCCCTGGCACGGGCAAAACCACCACCGTGGCAAAACTGCTGGCCGCGCTGATTCGCCTGAGCACCACTCCTTTGCGTATTCAACTGGCTGCACCGACCGGAAAAGCGGCCGCGCGTCTGACCGAGTCTCTGGGTAAAGCGCTACGGCAGCTTGACGTCAGCAACGAAGAACGGCTGTGCTTCCCGGCAGAAGCCACCACGCTGCACCGTCTGTTGGGGGCGCAGCCGGAAACCCAGCGTTTACGTTATCACGCTGGTAATCCCTTGCATCTGGATGTGTTGGTGGTGGATGAGGCTTCAATGGTTGATCTTGGCATGATGGCGAATTTGATCGCCGCGCTGCCACCGCAGGCTCGGGTGATCTTCCTTGGCGATCGCGATCAACTGGCGTCAGTGGAAGCGGGGGCGGTGCTGGGCGATATCTGCCGCTGTGGGGAAGCCGGTTACAGTCCGGCACGGGCGGCGCTACTGAGCCAACTCACCGGCTGTGTGGTGACGGGCAGGGAGGATGCAAACGCACCGTTGGTACGCGATGCGATCTGCCTGCTGCGTACCAGCTATCGCTTTGACGCCCAATCGGGCATAGGACAGCTGGCAGCCGCAGTCAATCAGGGTGATGCGGTTGCGGTTGAGCGCGTGTTTGGTGCCGGGTTCAGCGATATCTCTCGCCAAACGCTGAGCGATGCCGATGCCTATCAGGCGATGCTGACGCAGGTGGCTGAGGGATATCGACCTTACCTGCATCTGGTTGCCGAATGCGCCGAACCGGCGGCGATTATTCATGCCTTTGGCCGTTACCAACTGTTGTGCGCGTTACGTGAAGGGCCTTTTGGTGTGCAGGGACTGAACCAGCGTATTGAACAGAAACTGATTCAGTTGCAGTTAATTCGCCGACCGACCGGTGGCAGCCGCTGGTATCAGGGACGACCGGTGATGGTGACGCGCAACGATAGCGCTCTGGGGCTGTTTAATGGCGACATTGGCATTACCCTGCTGGATGAAGAAGGGCTACTGAAAGTCTTTTTCCCGTTACCGGATGGCACCATCAAAGCTGTGCAACCCAGCCGCTTGCCCGCGCATGACACAGCCTGGGTGATGACGGTGCATAAATCTCAGGGATCGGAGTTTGATCATACCGCGCTGGTCATGCCGGCGCAGTTTTTGCCGGTGCTGACGCGTGAACTGATTTATACCGCCATCACCCGCGCCCGTCGTCAATTGACGTTGTACAGCGATGACGGGGTATTTCGCCGCGCGGTGCAACTGCGCACGCAGCGTAGAAGTGGCTTGCTGGAGAGGCTGTAG
- the recB gene encoding exodeoxyribonuclease V subunit beta, with protein MSLRPESLNPLTLPLRGERLIEASAGTGKTFTIGLLYLRLLLGLGGERAYPRPLSVEEILVVTFTEAATAELRGRIRANIHELRLACIRGHSNNPMLAQLLTEMPQPADAASLLLAAERQMDEAAIFTIHGFCQRMLNLNAFESGMLFEQQLIEDEQQLLKQATADFWRRHCYPLSLDVARAIVAEWSGPEQLLATLRPWLQGETPTLQSPPAADETLAARHAQNLARIADIKARWAALSDDIVSLIGDSGVDKRSYSSKNLPLWVSKVSLWAQSETRDYQVPPELARFGQQVLDEKTKKGEAPHHALFTAIDHFLAQPITLRDLVIARALTEVRAAVRKEKRLHALLGFDDLLSRLDEALQQPGGAQLAEAIRQRFPVALIDEFQDTDPLQYRIFSTLYVNQPEHALLLIGDPKQAIYAFRGADIFTYIRARNDVSAHYTLDTNWRSSPPMVTSVNQLFSRLDAPFLFADIPFLAVNFATANQALTLNLDQQPQAALRFWLQPGDGCSVGDYQQLLAQQCAADISRWLQAGQEQRAMLGKAPALRPVQASDITVLVRSRNEANLIREALNQLAIPSVYLSNRDSVYTTPEARELLWLLQAILAPEQERMLRTALATSLFAFDAAQLDMLDQDARGWDQLVDTFARWQLLWQQRGVLPMLRQMMLERQLAENLLASENGERRLTDLLHLGELLQEAASQLDSPHALVRHLAQQIARPDSQAASQQLRLESDRHLVQIVTIHKSKGLQYPLVWLPFAAGFREADTALYHDRENFGAVLDLQNDEASLALAEQERLAEDLRLLYVALTRSVYHCSVGVAPLFRGTRKKEGASDLHKSALGYLLQRGEAATASQLAMLLAEMNTDGTEVVLAGESDAMRWQAQAVSEEALSAREVTRMLADPWRVTSYSGLQQHGSSRLLEVMPGFDVDASGDAAGEPPPSALTPHHFPRGAAPGTFLHELFESLDFTQPPTAEALEQHLQQNGYPLHWQPMLSDWIARVVSTPLDAQGIHLAGVQAQDRLVEMAFFLPIDGMLQAATLDALVKSHDTLSEQAPPLDFRQVQGMLKGFIDLVFRWQGKYYLLDYKSNWLGDSHGAYTPQAMAQAMIDHRYDLQYQLYSLALHRYLRHRLADYDYEQHFGGVFYLFLRGMDGSSPANGVFHTRPSHAFITQLDGLFRGEGATA; from the coding sequence ATGAGTCTGCGCCCGGAATCGCTCAACCCGCTAACGCTGCCGTTACGTGGCGAGCGATTAATTGAGGCATCCGCAGGCACAGGGAAAACCTTTACCATCGGTCTGCTTTACCTGCGCCTGTTGCTCGGGCTGGGGGGCGAACGGGCTTATCCGCGTCCGCTTTCGGTGGAAGAGATCCTGGTGGTGACGTTCACCGAAGCCGCGACTGCTGAATTACGTGGGCGCATTCGCGCCAACATCCATGAATTGCGGCTGGCCTGTATTCGTGGCCACAGCAACAACCCGATGCTGGCGCAGTTGCTGACGGAGATGCCACAACCGGCGGATGCCGCTTCGCTGCTGCTGGCAGCGGAGCGGCAGATGGATGAAGCGGCAATTTTCACCATCCATGGTTTTTGTCAGCGCATGCTCAACCTCAATGCGTTTGAATCGGGCATGTTGTTTGAGCAGCAATTGATTGAAGATGAGCAGCAGCTGCTGAAACAGGCCACCGCTGATTTTTGGCGACGCCACTGTTATCCACTGTCGCTGGATGTGGCGCGCGCCATCGTGGCGGAATGGAGTGGTCCGGAGCAGTTGCTGGCCACTTTGCGCCCCTGGTTACAGGGGGAAACGCCCACTTTACAATCCCCCCCGGCAGCGGATGAAACGCTGGCAGCACGCCATGCGCAGAACCTGGCACGTATAGCGGATATCAAGGCGCGTTGGGCCGCGCTGAGTGACGACATTGTGAGCCTGATCGGTGATTCCGGTGTCGATAAGCGCAGTTACAGCAGTAAAAACCTGCCCCTGTGGGTGAGTAAAGTCTCTCTCTGGGCGCAAAGCGAGACGCGTGATTATCAGGTACCACCTGAACTGGCGCGCTTTGGTCAGCAGGTGCTGGATGAGAAGACCAAAAAAGGTGAGGCACCGCATCATGCGTTGTTTACCGCGATTGATCACTTTCTGGCACAGCCGATAACGTTGCGTGACCTGGTCATCGCCCGGGCGCTGACTGAAGTTCGGGCAGCGGTTCGTAAAGAGAAGCGCCTGCATGCGCTGCTCGGTTTTGATGACTTGCTGAGCCGTCTGGATGAAGCGCTGCAACAACCTGGCGGCGCGCAGCTGGCCGAGGCCATTCGGCAGCGTTTTCCGGTTGCGCTGATTGATGAGTTTCAGGATACCGACCCGTTGCAATACCGCATTTTCAGCACGCTGTACGTTAATCAGCCTGAGCATGCGTTACTGTTGATCGGCGATCCCAAGCAGGCCATTTATGCTTTTCGCGGGGCGGATATTTTTACCTATATTCGCGCCCGTAATGATGTAAGCGCCCACTATACGCTCGACACCAACTGGCGCTCATCGCCACCCATGGTGACCAGCGTCAACCAGCTGTTTTCTCGGCTCGACGCGCCGTTTCTGTTTGCCGATATTCCTTTTCTGGCGGTCAACTTTGCCACCGCCAATCAGGCGCTGACGCTCAATCTTGATCAACAACCGCAGGCGGCTCTGCGTTTCTGGCTACAACCTGGTGACGGGTGTAGCGTGGGAGATTATCAGCAGTTGCTGGCGCAGCAGTGCGCGGCAGATATCAGTCGTTGGCTACAGGCGGGCCAGGAACAGCGCGCGATGCTGGGAAAAGCCCCGGCATTGCGACCGGTTCAGGCCTCCGATATCACCGTGCTGGTACGTAGCCGCAATGAAGCCAATCTGATTCGTGAGGCGTTGAATCAGCTGGCAATTCCGTCAGTGTATCTATCGAACCGCGACAGCGTCTATACCACGCCAGAAGCGCGTGAGCTGCTGTGGTTGCTTCAGGCGATACTGGCACCTGAGCAGGAACGGATGTTGCGTACCGCGCTGGCAACATCATTGTTTGCCTTTGATGCGGCGCAACTGGACATGCTCGACCAGGATGCACGCGGATGGGATCAACTGGTAGACACCTTCGCCCGCTGGCAGCTGCTGTGGCAGCAGCGCGGCGTGCTGCCTATGTTACGTCAGATGATGCTGGAGCGTCAGTTGGCGGAAAATCTGCTGGCATCGGAAAACGGTGAACGTCGCCTGACTGACTTACTGCATCTTGGCGAGCTGTTGCAGGAAGCGGCCAGCCAGCTCGACAGCCCTCATGCCCTGGTGCGCCATTTGGCGCAGCAAATTGCTCGCCCGGACAGCCAGGCGGCCAGCCAGCAACTGCGTCTGGAAAGCGATCGTCATCTGGTGCAGATCGTCACCATCCATAAATCGAAAGGGTTGCAATACCCATTGGTGTGGCTGCCGTTTGCTGCCGGTTTCCGTGAAGCGGATACCGCGCTGTATCACGACCGGGAAAACTTCGGTGCGGTGCTCGATTTGCAAAACGATGAAGCCAGCCTGGCACTGGCGGAGCAGGAGCGTCTGGCGGAAGATTTGCGCCTGCTCTATGTGGCGCTGACGCGTTCGGTTTATCACTGTAGCGTCGGCGTGGCCCCGTTGTTTCGTGGCACGCGTAAGAAAGAGGGAGCCAGCGATCTGCATAAAAGCGCGCTTGGTTATCTTCTGCAACGCGGTGAAGCGGCAACCGCCTCGCAGCTGGCGATGCTGCTGGCGGAGATGAACACGGACGGTACTGAAGTGGTGCTCGCTGGGGAATCTGATGCCATGCGCTGGCAGGCACAGGCCGTCAGTGAAGAAGCGTTAAGCGCACGCGAAGTGACGCGTATGTTGGCCGATCCCTGGCGCGTCACCAGCTATTCCGGCCTACAACAACATGGCAGCAGCCGTTTGCTGGAGGTGATGCCGGGGTTTGATGTGGATGCCTCCGGCGATGCAGCGGGTGAGCCACCCCCTTCCGCGTTGACGCCACACCATTTTCCACGCGGTGCCGCCCCCGGCACGTTTTTGCATGAGTTGTTTGAGTCGCTGGATTTCACCCAGCCGCCGACGGCTGAAGCACTGGAGCAGCATTTGCAACAGAATGGCTATCCGTTGCACTGGCAACCGATGTTGAGTGATTGGATTGCCAGGGTGGTGAGTACGCCACTTGATGCGCAGGGTATTCATCTGGCAGGCGTTCAGGCCCAGGATCGTCTGGTGGAGATGGCGTTTTTTCTGCCGATTGACGGTATGTTGCAGGCCGCAACCCTGGATGCACTGGTAAAAAGCCATGACACGCTATCCGAACAAGCCCCGCCGCTTGATTTCCGCCAGGTACAGGGCATGCTGAAAGGCTTTATCGATTTGGTGTTCCGCTGGCAGGGTAAATATTATTTGCTGGACTATAAATCCAACTGGTTGGGCGACAGTCATGGCGCTTACACGCCGCAGGCGATGGCTCAGGCGATGATCGATCACCGTTACGATTTGCAGTATCAGCTGTATAGCCTGGCGCTGCACCGTTATCTGCGTCACCGGCTGGCAGATTACGATTATGAACAGCATTTTGGTGGCGTGTTTTATCTGTTTTTACGTGGCATGGATGGCAGTTCGCCTGCCAATGGGGTGTTCCATACCCGGCCATCTCACGCATTTATTACCCAACTGGATGGCCTGTTTCGCGGCGAAGGAGCGACAGCATGA